A part of Desulfomicrobium baculatum DSM 4028 genomic DNA contains:
- a CDS encoding flagellar hook protein FlgE: MSISSSLYIGTTGIMAQQKNMAVISDNIANVSTVGFKSSHMIFNTLMSQQMGSASVSNQVGQGVGVSSILYDMSLGALEPTNTATDISISGKGFFIVSPNGSSDQHYTRAGNFRFDAEGYLRDPQGNILQGYRMPAESILDTAPVIPPAASAPITDIRLDMQDGGGPVSEPEATTEMRMMINLDSSSQERSTSTTSPFTALFDSWDATQPEPLDAGAYSYQSAMKIYDSDGGAHEVRAYFDPVQDGASVPSGNRMWEFLVTIPPTQDASGLDTKKGVLMTGTLTFTASGELLNMSAFEGSSDDKNSWVPVNLSEDGYPVLNVNLVGAEPISSALDMGLRSNSGWALPAGVNTLADLGTAISDLPSLQNADRQILSITNFNSGSSTLYQSQNGYERGFLQSVSVDTAGVLVGYFSNGQNQGLYKIPMADFINPQGLFREGGNLFSATKDSGAVSVGWAGEGRLGSVITSSLENSNVDLATEFVNMIITQKGFDANSKVITTGDQVVQTAIQMKR; this comes from the coding sequence ATGAGCATCTCCTCTTCCCTTTATATCGGCACCACGGGGATCATGGCCCAACAGAAGAACATGGCGGTCATTTCCGACAACATAGCCAATGTGAGCACGGTTGGATTCAAATCCTCGCACATGATCTTCAATACCCTGATGAGCCAGCAGATGGGCTCGGCGAGCGTCAGCAACCAGGTCGGGCAAGGCGTCGGCGTCAGTTCCATTCTGTACGACATGTCGCTGGGAGCGCTGGAACCGACCAACACGGCCACCGATATCTCCATCAGCGGCAAGGGATTTTTCATCGTCTCGCCCAACGGAAGCAGCGACCAGCATTATACCAGAGCCGGCAACTTCCGCTTCGACGCGGAAGGCTACCTGCGTGATCCGCAAGGGAACATCCTGCAGGGCTATCGGATGCCGGCGGAATCCATACTGGACACGGCGCCTGTCATTCCGCCCGCCGCAAGCGCTCCCATCACGGACATCCGTCTCGACATGCAGGACGGCGGAGGTCCCGTCTCCGAACCCGAAGCGACGACGGAAATGCGCATGATGATCAACCTCGATTCAAGCTCGCAAGAACGGAGCACCAGCACGACCAGCCCCTTCACGGCCCTCTTCGACAGCTGGGATGCGACGCAGCCGGAGCCTTTGGACGCGGGGGCCTACTCGTATCAATCGGCCATGAAGATCTACGATTCCGACGGCGGAGCGCATGAGGTCAGGGCCTATTTCGATCCTGTGCAGGACGGCGCGAGCGTCCCCAGCGGCAACCGCATGTGGGAATTTCTGGTCACCATCCCGCCCACGCAAGACGCCTCCGGCCTGGACACGAAAAAAGGCGTGCTCATGACCGGAACCCTGACCTTCACGGCATCGGGCGAACTGTTGAACATGAGCGCCTTCGAAGGCTCCTCCGACGACAAAAACAGCTGGGTCCCGGTCAATTTGTCCGAAGACGGCTACCCTGTCCTGAACGTGAACCTGGTCGGAGCGGAGCCCATCTCAAGCGCTCTGGACATGGGACTGCGCTCGAATTCCGGCTGGGCGCTGCCTGCGGGGGTGAACACCCTGGCCGATCTGGGCACGGCGATTTCGGATTTGCCTTCCTTGCAAAACGCGGACAGGCAGATCCTCTCGATCACCAATTTCAACTCCGGATCCAGCACCCTCTATCAATCCCAGAACGGATATGAACGCGGATTCCTGCAATCGGTCAGCGTGGACACCGCAGGAGTGCTCGTCGGCTACTTTTCCAATGGTCAGAATCAGGGCCTCTACAAGATCCCCATGGCCGATTTCATCAATCCGCAGGGACTCTTTCGAGAAGGAGGAAACCTTTTTTCCGCCACCAAGGATTCCGGGGCCGTCTCTGTGGGTTGGGCCGGAGAAGGCAGGCTTGGAAGCGTCATCACCAGCAGCCTGGAAAATTCCAATGTCGACCTGGCCACCGAATTCGTGAACATGATCATCACTCAAAAAGGATTCGACGCCAACAGCAAGGTCATCACCACAGGCGACCAGGTCGTGCAGACGGCCATCCAGATGAAGAGATAG
- a CDS encoding undecaprenyl-diphosphate phosphatase, translated as MTSYLNAIILGIVEGLTEFLPVSSTGHLIIAGHLLDFTGPKAETFSIVIQLGAILAVVALYWPTFWGLVRPTKRPFSGMRGLILLFLTSLPAAMLGLFAHSAIKEHLFSPVTVAFALAAGALAILMVERMPAKNRVTSLDEITPALALGIGCFQCLSLWPGFSRSAATIMGGMILGAGRRTAAEYSFVAAVPIMFAATGYDMLKSWRLFSPDDFLILGVGFAVSFVSAWLAVKGFIALLGRLTLRPFAWYRLALAPVVLWIFW; from the coding sequence ATGACATCATATCTGAACGCCATCATCCTGGGCATTGTCGAAGGCCTGACCGAATTTCTGCCCGTCTCTTCCACCGGGCACCTGATCATCGCCGGACACCTGCTCGATTTCACCGGCCCCAAGGCCGAAACCTTCAGCATCGTCATCCAGCTCGGGGCCATCCTGGCCGTGGTCGCCCTCTACTGGCCAACCTTCTGGGGGCTTGTACGCCCGACAAAGCGACCCTTCAGCGGCATGCGCGGCCTGATCCTGCTTTTTCTGACCTCTCTGCCGGCAGCCATGCTCGGACTCTTTGCCCACTCGGCCATCAAGGAGCATCTCTTTTCTCCCGTGACCGTGGCCTTTGCCCTGGCTGCCGGAGCCCTGGCCATTCTCATGGTTGAAAGAATGCCCGCCAAAAACCGGGTCACAAGCCTGGACGAGATCACCCCGGCCCTGGCGCTGGGCATCGGCTGCTTTCAGTGCCTGTCCCTGTGGCCCGGATTTTCGCGCTCCGCCGCGACCATCATGGGCGGCATGATCCTTGGCGCCGGGCGCCGCACCGCCGCCGAGTACTCCTTTGTCGCCGCCGTGCCCATCATGTTCGCGGCCACGGGCTACGACATGCTTAAAAGCTGGCGTCTTTTCAGCCCCGATGACTTTCTTATCCTGGGCGTTGGTTTCGCCGTGTCCTTTGTCTCGGCCTGGCTCGCGGTCAAGGGCTTTATCGCGCTGCTGGGCCGCCTGACCCTGCGCCCCTTCGCCTGGTACCGCCTGGCCCTGGCCCCGGTCGTGCTCTGGATCTTCTGGTGA
- a CDS encoding aminopeptidase, whose amino-acid sequence MLTDIQLEKYAKVLFWGMQKARVTPFAPGDIVLVRTDLAALPLAEKMQSLILAQGLNPVLRINPPSTLEKGYFSLAWQEQLSFVIPGDRELYEHLAGLISLLAPDSITHLKDIPPTKIATFSLARKYLRDILDKREATRQFGWTLCLMPTPALAENAGLSPEDYAAQIIRASYLDEADPVATWEEIFREAHGVKEWLNGMDVEYYHVQSASTDLKIHPGESRCWIGISGHNIPSFELFISPDYRLTEGTYHADQPSYRSGNLVSGVTLEFSAGQARVVKADQGEEFVRSQLEMDPGACRLGEFSLTDKRFSPINAFMAHTLFDENFGGEHGNCHVAVGASYADTYAGDPAELTDERKKELGFNDSALHWDLVNTEPKKVTAFLRGGTKTVIYEDGMFTMPDEARL is encoded by the coding sequence ATGCTGACTGATATCCAACTCGAAAAATACGCGAAAGTCCTGTTCTGGGGCATGCAGAAAGCCCGCGTCACCCCCTTTGCGCCGGGAGACATCGTCCTTGTGCGTACGGACCTTGCGGCCCTGCCCCTGGCCGAAAAGATGCAGTCCCTGATCCTCGCGCAGGGCCTCAATCCCGTGCTGCGCATCAATCCCCCGAGCACCCTGGAGAAAGGCTATTTCAGCCTCGCTTGGCAAGAGCAGCTCTCTTTTGTCATCCCCGGCGACCGCGAACTCTATGAGCACCTGGCCGGGCTGATTTCTCTGCTGGCTCCGGACTCCATCACGCACTTGAAAGACATCCCGCCGACCAAGATCGCCACCTTCTCCCTGGCTCGCAAATACCTGCGCGACATTCTGGACAAACGCGAAGCCACCCGGCAATTCGGCTGGACCCTCTGCCTCATGCCCACCCCGGCCCTGGCCGAAAACGCGGGACTTTCCCCGGAGGATTACGCAGCCCAGATCATACGCGCGTCCTACCTGGACGAAGCCGACCCCGTGGCCACCTGGGAGGAAATTTTCCGAGAGGCTCATGGCGTCAAGGAATGGCTCAACGGCATGGATGTGGAGTATTACCATGTGCAGTCCGCTTCCACGGACCTTAAAATCCACCCCGGAGAGTCCCGTTGCTGGATCGGCATCTCGGGACACAATATCCCAAGCTTCGAGCTCTTCATCTCACCGGATTACCGCCTGACCGAGGGCACCTACCACGCCGACCAGCCTTCCTACCGCAGCGGCAACCTGGTCAGCGGCGTGACCCTGGAATTTTCCGCAGGCCAGGCCCGGGTGGTCAAGGCGGATCAGGGCGAGGAGTTTGTGCGCTCGCAACTGGAAATGGACCCGGGCGCGTGCCGGCTTGGCGAATTTTCGCTGACCGACAAGCGTTTCTCGCCCATCAACGCCTTCATGGCGCACACGCTTTTCGACGAGAATTTCGGCGGCGAACACGGCAACTGCCATGTCGCGGTGGGAGCATCCTATGCCGACACCTACGCGGGAGATCCGGCGGAACTGACGGATGAACGCAAAAAGGAGCTGGGCTTCAACGATTCGGCCTTGCACTGGGACCTGGTCAATACCGAACCCAAAAAAGTGACCGCTTTCCTGCGCGGCGGCACGAAAACGGTCATTTACGAGGACGGCATGTTCACCATGCCGGATGAGGCCCGGCTCTAG
- a CDS encoding class IV adenylate cyclase, with protein MSALGIEHEAKFMLGDCRDMEPRLRSLGRLCTPWHFESNTVYDRDGELAASGRLLRLRCAHAATQTSTLTFKEPAPDHENKGIKSRIEREIIVQDPNAMDAILRGLGYAPRLRYEKFRAVWELPQGLVFLDILPFGHFLEIEAEPQSITDIAQAIGLEPGSAMDKSYHSLHRSWRRRQGLAPLDDFVFDEAERHLLTIRLGVLPRPQGEIHAD; from the coding sequence GTGAGCGCGCTGGGCATCGAGCACGAGGCAAAATTCATGCTCGGCGACTGCCGGGACATGGAGCCCCGACTGCGCAGTCTGGGCAGGCTCTGCACGCCGTGGCATTTCGAGTCCAACACGGTTTACGACCGCGACGGCGAATTGGCCGCCTCCGGACGCCTGCTGCGCCTGCGCTGCGCCCACGCCGCGACCCAAACTTCGACCCTGACTTTCAAGGAGCCTGCGCCGGACCACGAGAATAAAGGAATCAAGAGCCGCATCGAGCGGGAGATCATAGTCCAGGACCCGAACGCCATGGACGCCATCCTGCGCGGACTGGGCTATGCGCCGCGGCTGCGCTACGAGAAATTCCGCGCCGTCTGGGAGTTACCGCAAGGCCTTGTCTTCCTGGACATTCTGCCCTTCGGCCATTTTCTTGAAATCGAGGCTGAGCCTCAGTCGATCACCGACATCGCGCAAGCGATCGGCCTTGAGCCAGGCTCCGCCATGGACAAAAGCTATCACAGCCTGCACCGGTCCTGGCGCAGGCGGCAAGGCCTCGCCCCGCTGGACGATTTCGTCTTCGACGAGGCCGAGCGCCACCTACTGACCATTCGCCTGGGAGTACTCCCAAGGCCTCAAGGAGAAATACATGCTGACTGA